In Ostrea edulis chromosome 6, xbOstEdul1.1, whole genome shotgun sequence, a single window of DNA contains:
- the LOC125647704 gene encoding DNA damage-induced apoptosis suppressor protein-like isoform X2 yields MSDAHRLVLVTVLGVNDSQFLYPSCEKCFTKQTKDRDSRWLCFKCGAECAEEKLIWRFRVSLRVSDSSAVCNVCVFGASLDQFFGDKADKFHRNIIKFAKDHSNAEEIVLSAVQEIFVGNSFYLGMKVTVCSSGKCVTLLDILKYCDHDIPTYAQEQENPGTSLIANQIIPVVGKSNTDVSSVIRAVLKCKDSNIENCSRKKSTQKYYSLLPKKFSQEEPLESSLFSQPTICLSCDSTDHPSCDDSKFISGGSNFCHSKSGQGPHHSVIDTILPKSTSNCESVQLSKKKTGLNLTYDDFKQEVGSSDSIPSHSSKKENFHDSRGSIENREECDSIVNTSYDLFDSPHPLKQEPPDSPCAYPCKKYSKINTDNLEPLFPLKVNNFQRNVKRCPKYGVQSCSEFSQDISTPSPVHKMTCTSAYKHRGSYNMKNLSSSKYSSRKRPSSISPRLEGEEVASDVLTESVREVESPLLFSDTSCDVSVTSPNSDWEDNSTSLLSPDVFTSTPGQSSMQKKILPPYLVKRIFKD; encoded by the exons ATGTCAGATGCCCATCGTTTGGTGCTGGTCACCGTGCTTGGCGTTAATGACTCACAATTTTTGTATCCAAGCTGTGAGAAGTGCTTCACCAAACAAACCAAAGATAGAGACTCTAG ATGGCTTTGTTTCAAATGTGGTGCAGAATGTGCTGAGGAGAAGTTAATATGGCGGTTTCGCGTCTCCTTGAGAGTCAGCGATTCATCTGCTGTTTGCAATGTTTGTGTGTTTGGAGCGTCTCTGGACCAGTTCTTTGGAGACAAGGCAGATAAATTTCACAG GAACATCATAAAATTTGCCAAAGATCATAGCAATGCAGAAGAAATTGTGCTTAGTGCAGTGCAGGAAATTTTTGTTGGCAATTCATTTTATCTCGGAATGAAAGTTACAGTGTGCAGCAGTGGCAAATGTGTTACGCTTTTGGATATTCTGAAATACTGTGATCATGACATCCCAACTTATGCACAAGAACAAGAGAATCCCGGGACATCATTAATAGCTAATCAAATTATCCCAGTTGTGGGAAAATCTAACACTGATGTATCATCTGTTATCAGAGCTGTTTTAAAATGTAAGGACAGCAATATAGAAAATTGTTCTAGGAAAAAATCAACTCAAAAATATTATTCTCTTTTGCCAAAAAAATTCAGCCAGGAAGAACCTTTAGAATCATCACTGTTTAGCCAACCGACTATTTGTTTAAGCTGTGATTCCACAGACCACCCGAGTTGTGACGATTCTAAATTTATAAGTGGAGGATCCAATTTCTGTCATAGTAAATCTGGACAAGGTCCACATCATTCAGTTATTGATACCATACTCCCTAAATCAACTAGTAACTGCGAAAGTGTTCAACTATCAAAAAAGAAGACTGGTCTAAATTTAACATATGATGATTTCAAGCAAGAAGTTGGTTCATCTGACAGTATTCCTTCACATTCcagtaaaaaagaaaatttccacGATTCACGAGGAAGCATTGAGAATAGGGAGGAGTGTGATTCCATTGTAAATACTTCTTATGATTTGTTTGATTCGCCACACCCACTTAAACAGGAGCCGCCAGACTCGCCTTGCGCGTACCCATGTAAAAAATATTCCAAAATTAATACTGATAATTTAGAGCCTCTTTTCCCTTTGAAAGTGAACAATTTTCAGAGGAATGTCAAACGTTGTCCAAAATATGGAGTTCAAAGCTGTAGTGAATTCTCTCAAGACATATCTACCCCCAGTCCAGTACACAAAATGACGTGTACATCAGCTTATAAACACAGAGGCagttacaatatgaaaaatctttctTCATCAAAATATTCAAGCAGAAAAAGACCCTCAAGCATTTCACCACGGTTAGAGGGGGAGGAGGTTGCCAGTGATGTCCTTACAGAGTCCGTAAGAGAGGTGGAATCACCCCTGTTGTTCTCCGATACCAGCTGTGACGTTTCTGTTACGTCACCAAACTCGGATTGGGAGGATAATAGCACTTCCTTGTTGTCTCCGGACGTATTTACATCGACGCCTGGACAGTCCTCCATGCAGAAGAAGATTTTACCCCCCTATCTGGTCAAACGCATCTTCAAAGACTGA
- the LOC125647704 gene encoding DNA damage-induced apoptosis suppressor protein-like isoform X1, which translates to MESALTLPRTCHNIKVGGKSQRNLGLYRGLRGGIRVRGISDYIEGCVCIIFKKNIHRMSDAHRLVLVTVLGVNDSQFLYPSCEKCFTKQTKDRDSRWLCFKCGAECAEEKLIWRFRVSLRVSDSSAVCNVCVFGASLDQFFGDKADKFHRNIIKFAKDHSNAEEIVLSAVQEIFVGNSFYLGMKVTVCSSGKCVTLLDILKYCDHDIPTYAQEQENPGTSLIANQIIPVVGKSNTDVSSVIRAVLKCKDSNIENCSRKKSTQKYYSLLPKKFSQEEPLESSLFSQPTICLSCDSTDHPSCDDSKFISGGSNFCHSKSGQGPHHSVIDTILPKSTSNCESVQLSKKKTGLNLTYDDFKQEVGSSDSIPSHSSKKENFHDSRGSIENREECDSIVNTSYDLFDSPHPLKQEPPDSPCAYPCKKYSKINTDNLEPLFPLKVNNFQRNVKRCPKYGVQSCSEFSQDISTPSPVHKMTCTSAYKHRGSYNMKNLSSSKYSSRKRPSSISPRLEGEEVASDVLTESVREVESPLLFSDTSCDVSVTSPNSDWEDNSTSLLSPDVFTSTPGQSSMQKKILPPYLVKRIFKD; encoded by the exons GAATGTCAGATGCCCATCGTTTGGTGCTGGTCACCGTGCTTGGCGTTAATGACTCACAATTTTTGTATCCAAGCTGTGAGAAGTGCTTCACCAAACAAACCAAAGATAGAGACTCTAG ATGGCTTTGTTTCAAATGTGGTGCAGAATGTGCTGAGGAGAAGTTAATATGGCGGTTTCGCGTCTCCTTGAGAGTCAGCGATTCATCTGCTGTTTGCAATGTTTGTGTGTTTGGAGCGTCTCTGGACCAGTTCTTTGGAGACAAGGCAGATAAATTTCACAG GAACATCATAAAATTTGCCAAAGATCATAGCAATGCAGAAGAAATTGTGCTTAGTGCAGTGCAGGAAATTTTTGTTGGCAATTCATTTTATCTCGGAATGAAAGTTACAGTGTGCAGCAGTGGCAAATGTGTTACGCTTTTGGATATTCTGAAATACTGTGATCATGACATCCCAACTTATGCACAAGAACAAGAGAATCCCGGGACATCATTAATAGCTAATCAAATTATCCCAGTTGTGGGAAAATCTAACACTGATGTATCATCTGTTATCAGAGCTGTTTTAAAATGTAAGGACAGCAATATAGAAAATTGTTCTAGGAAAAAATCAACTCAAAAATATTATTCTCTTTTGCCAAAAAAATTCAGCCAGGAAGAACCTTTAGAATCATCACTGTTTAGCCAACCGACTATTTGTTTAAGCTGTGATTCCACAGACCACCCGAGTTGTGACGATTCTAAATTTATAAGTGGAGGATCCAATTTCTGTCATAGTAAATCTGGACAAGGTCCACATCATTCAGTTATTGATACCATACTCCCTAAATCAACTAGTAACTGCGAAAGTGTTCAACTATCAAAAAAGAAGACTGGTCTAAATTTAACATATGATGATTTCAAGCAAGAAGTTGGTTCATCTGACAGTATTCCTTCACATTCcagtaaaaaagaaaatttccacGATTCACGAGGAAGCATTGAGAATAGGGAGGAGTGTGATTCCATTGTAAATACTTCTTATGATTTGTTTGATTCGCCACACCCACTTAAACAGGAGCCGCCAGACTCGCCTTGCGCGTACCCATGTAAAAAATATTCCAAAATTAATACTGATAATTTAGAGCCTCTTTTCCCTTTGAAAGTGAACAATTTTCAGAGGAATGTCAAACGTTGTCCAAAATATGGAGTTCAAAGCTGTAGTGAATTCTCTCAAGACATATCTACCCCCAGTCCAGTACACAAAATGACGTGTACATCAGCTTATAAACACAGAGGCagttacaatatgaaaaatctttctTCATCAAAATATTCAAGCAGAAAAAGACCCTCAAGCATTTCACCACGGTTAGAGGGGGAGGAGGTTGCCAGTGATGTCCTTACAGAGTCCGTAAGAGAGGTGGAATCACCCCTGTTGTTCTCCGATACCAGCTGTGACGTTTCTGTTACGTCACCAAACTCGGATTGGGAGGATAATAGCACTTCCTTGTTGTCTCCGGACGTATTTACATCGACGCCTGGACAGTCCTCCATGCAGAAGAAGATTTTACCCCCCTATCTGGTCAAACGCATCTTCAAAGACTGA